From one Fusobacterium mortiferum ATCC 9817 genomic stretch:
- a CDS encoding CRISPR-associated endonuclease Cas6 produces MKLVKIILKSNEKFENRDAEKLRGYFGRLFQENILFHNHKDDYNFNYDFSFIQYKVKNGEFLIVGIDKGGDILLEKIEDIREIVIEDRKIEITPEINISFPQLKVDDEKKYRYRFETIWLALNDKNFLRYKVGEFDLNKQLANNILEFFKMCGIRVEKRVEVVGEFQELKLRQKDTTILGFVGEFVTNAYLPDNISLGKRKSIGMGRIKRKGEV; encoded by the coding sequence ATGAAATTAGTAAAGATAATACTAAAAAGTAATGAAAAATTTGAAAATAGAGATGCAGAGAAATTAAGAGGGTATTTTGGAAGATTATTTCAAGAAAATATACTTTTCCATAATCATAAAGATGATTATAATTTCAATTATGATTTTTCATTTATACAGTATAAAGTAAAGAATGGGGAATTTTTAATAGTTGGAATAGATAAGGGAGGAGATATTCTTTTAGAGAAGATAGAAGATATAAGAGAGATAGTTATAGAAGATAGAAAAATAGAGATAACTCCAGAAATAAATATCTCTTTTCCTCAGTTGAAAGTAGATGATGAGAAAAAATATAGATATAGATTTGAGACAATATGGTTAGCTCTCAATGATAAAAACTTTTTGAGATATAAAGTTGGAGAGTTTGATTTAAATAAGCAGTTGGCAAATAATATCTTAGAATTTTTTAAAATGTGTGGAATTAGAGTAGAAAAAAGAGTAGAGGTAGTAGGAGAGTTTCAAGAGCTTAAACTTAGACAAAAAGATACTACTATCTTGGGATTTGTAGGAGAGTTTGTAACAAATGCCTATCTTCCAGATAATATATCTCTAGGGAAAAGAAAGAGTATAGGTATGGGTAGAATAAAAAGGAAAGGGGAGGTTTAG